The proteins below are encoded in one region of Clostridium fermenticellae:
- a CDS encoding PhzF family phenazine biosynthesis protein, protein MKYYIVNAFADEMFKGNPTGVCILDNIISDSLMQKIAEENNLSETAFVIKNENRYDLKWFTPKSEVALCAHATLGASYVISNYIDIGNNSMTFNTASGELKVNRNKDLYEIELPLTMPKKIKLSHKIISDIFHIYPTEIYLSRDLFLVFDSQKQIEALTPDFTKMDKLEEGLGVIATSKGDNTDFVSRCFFPKLGVNEDSATGSAHSSLAPFWSKRLNKTIMTAKQLSSRGGTLYCEISDGKVKICGKVIPYLSGNIDI, encoded by the coding sequence ATGAAATATTATATAGTTAATGCTTTTGCTGATGAAATGTTTAAAGGGAATCCTACAGGGGTATGCATTTTAGATAACATAATAAGTGACTCTCTAATGCAAAAAATTGCTGAAGAAAATAATTTATCAGAAACCGCTTTTGTTATAAAGAATGAAAATAGATATGATTTAAAATGGTTCACACCAAAATCTGAAGTAGCTCTATGTGCTCACGCTACTTTAGGGGCTTCTTATGTTATTTCTAACTATATCGATATAGGAAACAATTCCATGACATTTAATACCGCTAGTGGAGAGCTTAAAGTCAATCGTAATAAAGATTTATATGAAATTGAACTTCCATTGACGATGCCGAAAAAAATAAAATTATCACATAAAATAATTTCAGATATATTTCATATATATCCAACCGAGATTTATTTATCTAGAGATTTATTTTTAGTCTTTGACTCGCAAAAACAAATAGAGGCTTTAACTCCCGACTTTACAAAAATGGACAAACTTGAGGAGGGTCTGGGAGTTATTGCTACATCAAAAGGTGACAACACAGATTTTGTATCCCGCTGTTTTTTCCCAAAACTCGGTGTAAATGAAGATTCTGCAACTGGTTCAGCACACAGCAGCTTAGCACCCTTCTGGTCTAAAAGATTAAATAAAACTATAATGACTGCTAAACAATTATCATCACGCGGCGGAACCTTATACTGTGAAATATCTGACGGTAAAGTAAAAATATGTGGAAAAGTCATACCATATCTCAGTGGAAATATTGATATATAA
- the kdpF gene encoding K(+)-transporting ATPase subunit F has protein sequence MFILIGIIILLLIYLSYALFNPEKF, from the coding sequence ATGTTTATATTAATTGGAATTATAATTCTACTTTTAATATATCTAAGTTACGCACTATTCAATCCAGAAAAATTTTAG
- a CDS encoding DUF134 domain-containing protein, with amino-acid sequence MPRPTKFRRVEFLPKYNYFIPLGKKKCELEEVVLKIEELEAIRLKDIEELKQEECAEKMHVSRQTFQNIIDDARKKVAIALTQGKAIKIAGGNYTTNFCKFKCVNCGKVYEINCEHDKASCPKCGSKNVMCGKKAEFCSKRCKGKNNW; translated from the coding sequence ATGCCCAGACCAACTAAGTTTAGAAGAGTTGAATTTTTACCAAAGTATAATTATTTTATTCCTTTAGGAAAGAAAAAGTGTGAGCTTGAGGAAGTTGTCTTAAAGATAGAAGAGCTTGAGGCTATCAGACTTAAAGATATAGAGGAATTAAAACAGGAAGAGTGTGCAGAAAAGATGCATGTATCAAGGCAAACATTTCAAAATATTATAGATGATGCAAGAAAAAAGGTTGCAATAGCATTAACTCAAGGTAAGGCTATTAAGATTGCAGGGGGAAACTATACAACTAATTTCTGTAAGTTTAAGTGTGTGAACTGCGGCAAGGTTTATGAAATAAATTGTGAACATGATAAAGCTAGCTGTCCTAAATGTGGTTCTAAAAATGTTATGTGTGGTAAAAAGGCTGAATTTTGCAGTAAACGGTGCAAAGGTAAAAATAATTGGTAA
- a CDS encoding histidine phosphatase family protein has protein sequence MNTELLLVRHGETNWNIKGKFQGSHDIDLSEKGILQAEFLKKELNYNFDVIYSSPLVRALKTAEILSGNNTSLKPIVDNELREINFGEWEGLTIEQIKANYPVQYNEWITDKINGPLVGGDLSLRKASIRAKNAIIKIVKTHKNKKIVIVSHGGIIKAGLIGIFDWDMSMYHKFRLGNTSVTKIAFSKNLHPLLMLLNGTSHIPQSCTVKSHSIN, from the coding sequence ATGAATACCGAATTATTATTGGTAAGACATGGTGAAACTAACTGGAATATAAAAGGCAAATTTCAAGGCTCTCATGATATAGATCTTTCTGAAAAAGGAATTTTACAAGCTGAATTTTTAAAAAAAGAATTAAATTATAATTTTGACGTAATATATTCGAGTCCATTAGTAAGAGCATTAAAAACTGCTGAAATATTGTCTGGGAATAATACATCTCTGAAACCCATAGTAGACAATGAATTACGTGAAATTAATTTTGGGGAATGGGAAGGGCTTACTATAGAGCAGATAAAGGCAAACTACCCTGTTCAATACAATGAATGGATTACAGACAAAATTAATGGTCCACTTGTAGGTGGTGACTTAAGCTTAAGGAAAGCAAGCATACGCGCAAAAAATGCCATTATTAAAATAGTAAAAACACATAAGAATAAAAAAATAGTAATTGTATCTCATGGTGGAATTATAAAAGCAGGTTTAATCGGAATATTTGATTGGGACATGTCTATGTATCATAAATTTCGCCTCGGGAATACTTCTGTTACTAAAATAGCATTTTCAAAAAACTTACATCCTTTATTAATGTTACTAAATGGTACAAGCCATATTCCTCAGAGCTGCACTGTTAAATCCCATAGCATTAACTGA
- a CDS encoding transposase — MSKSYLKQLLTYINRVYDIGEKINSLKNKIIKSPAKVSTIAFVVLFGFMLQIRSFNRLEHWIEKNKFKKVLPKNTKMLRIDAVRRFLNDFDLDGLKNINKHIIKTTAKNKVFRNGTIDGLKVAAIDGVELFDSIKKSCNNCLTRVDKNGITHHFHRSVVCAMVGCDPHIVLDQEMLEPQKDSSGKDEGEITAGKRLIKKLYKKYHHFADIIVADALYCNATWIKEVLSIGMNAVVRVKDERLHIVKDALALFKCREADKNWIVRKNTNIYTKIKAWEDDNFEMSDKDIKVRFLRFVEEIHTGDRIEIKEGWIITTDKFTSVESLWKIMHKRWDIENNIFHQLKTEWHLDHCFLHSPTGVETVLMFIIIAFNLMQLYFFRCIRGFREKNMLQMDIIEDIKDERFTIENNWNNPIFGKT; from the coding sequence ATGAGTAAAAGTTATTTGAAACAGCTACTCACTTATATTAACAGGGTATATGATATAGGTGAAAAAATCAATAGTTTAAAAAATAAAATAATAAAATCTCCAGCAAAAGTTTCAACAATAGCTTTCGTAGTATTATTTGGATTCATGCTTCAAATAAGAAGTTTCAATAGATTAGAACATTGGATTGAAAAGAATAAATTTAAAAAGGTATTACCTAAAAATACTAAAATGCTACGCATTGACGCCGTTAGGCGTTTCTTGAATGATTTTGATCTTGATGGCTTAAAAAATATCAACAAGCACATAATAAAAACTACTGCGAAGAATAAAGTATTTAGAAATGGTACTATAGATGGTTTAAAGGTAGCTGCCATAGATGGTGTAGAACTATTTGACAGTATTAAAAAATCTTGTAACAACTGCCTTACAAGGGTTGATAAAAATGGTATAACGCATCATTTTCACAGATCAGTAGTTTGTGCAATGGTTGGTTGTGATCCACATATTGTTTTAGATCAGGAAATGCTTGAACCCCAAAAAGATAGTTCAGGTAAAGATGAAGGAGAAATTACTGCCGGCAAACGTTTAATTAAAAAGCTGTATAAAAAATATCATCACTTTGCGGATATCATTGTAGCTGATGCTTTGTATTGTAATGCTACATGGATAAAAGAAGTACTCTCTATAGGAATGAATGCTGTAGTTAGAGTAAAAGATGAACGTCTTCACATTGTAAAAGACGCATTAGCTTTATTTAAATGCCGTGAGGCAGATAAGAACTGGATTGTAAGAAAAAATACAAATATCTACACAAAGATTAAGGCATGGGAAGATGATAATTTTGAAATGTCTGATAAGGATATAAAAGTAAGGTTCTTGAGGTTTGTGGAAGAAATTCATACTGGAGACAGAATAGAGATTAAAGAAGGATGGATCATAACAACAGATAAATTTACATCAGTAGAAAGCCTGTGGAAGATAATGCATAAAAGATGGGACATTGAAAATAATATATTTCATCAACTGAAGACGGAATGGCATTTAGATCACTGTTTTCTTCATAGCCCTACGGGCGTAGAAACAGTTTTAATGTTTATAATAATAGCATTTAATTTAATGCAGTTATACTTTTTTAGGTGTATAAGGGGTTTTAGAGAAAAGAATATGCTTCAAATGGATATTATTGAAGATATAAAAGATGAAAGATTTACTATAGAAAATAATTGGAATAACCCTATATTTGGAAAGACATAA
- a CDS encoding LTA synthase family protein has translation MSIKMLVYGSQIQIQYFSYKRLYPKILASILVICGFGLIFKKRKRITFLYISSIVLTSLIFADLIYFQYFRDIISISILENGLLLGPVKSSVASLLKWQYFLLFIDIVLLPGIIFKLMIEKENTLKVRIISTVVVLAIGLGYSAKYVYKLSVEQPNLITTMYNRIYIAETLGNLDFHVLDVYNFAYRTIKKGTPLPIGKQNEIKHYFGDNNKNSEGILNGDGNGKNLIVIQVEALQQFVINKTLNGKEITPNLNAWIKKSAYFDNYFYQVSAGNTSDAELMTNNSLYPASQGAAAYMYCKNDFDSLPKMLEKKGYTSIALHGFRGDFWNRNIMNKAEGYDKFYSESSFKVDDVVGLGLSDKSFLNQSLNIIRNQKQPFFSFLVTLSSHYPFDDVKNYGNFNTSEYEGTLLGNYIKSIHYTDEQIGMFLKKLDDSGLTKDSIIVIYGDHYAIPKNQDKSLYKFLNIDKGNDLNWMELQKVPLIIHFPDNKNSGIYHAYSGEMDLYPTLSNLYNLSSKYMFGSDIFNTKDNLVVFRNGSFTDGKVFYLSQLDKYYDIKTGEAISENSKILNEKSLTQKELEYSDDILNHNLIKKFNKK, from the coding sequence ATGTCAATAAAAATGCTTGTGTATGGTTCACAAATTCAGATCCAATATTTTTCTTACAAACGATTATATCCAAAAATTTTAGCTTCGATTTTAGTTATATGCGGTTTTGGACTTATATTTAAAAAAAGAAAGAGAATTACTTTTTTGTATATATCAAGTATTGTTTTGACCTCATTAATATTTGCAGATCTAATTTATTTTCAATACTTTAGAGATATTATATCCATTTCTATACTTGAAAATGGTTTATTACTTGGCCCCGTTAAATCGAGTGTAGCAAGTCTTTTAAAATGGCAGTACTTTCTGCTTTTCATAGATATAGTTCTATTGCCTGGTATAATATTCAAGCTGATGATAGAAAAAGAAAATACATTAAAGGTAAGAATTATATCAACTGTAGTTGTGCTTGCTATAGGTCTTGGTTATAGTGCAAAGTATGTATATAAACTTTCAGTGGAACAGCCTAATCTTATAACTACTATGTATAATAGGATATATATAGCGGAGACTCTTGGTAATCTGGATTTTCATGTACTTGATGTTTATAATTTTGCATATAGAACAATTAAAAAAGGTACTCCTTTGCCAATTGGCAAGCAAAATGAAATAAAACATTATTTTGGTGATAATAATAAAAATTCTGAAGGTATATTAAATGGAGATGGAAATGGCAAAAATCTCATAGTGATTCAGGTTGAGGCACTCCAACAATTTGTTATTAATAAAACATTAAATGGAAAGGAGATTACCCCTAATTTAAATGCATGGATTAAAAAAAGTGCATATTTTGATAATTATTTTTATCAGGTATCAGCAGGGAATACTTCAGATGCAGAGTTGATGACTAATAATTCACTATACCCTGCGAGTCAAGGTGCAGCTGCATATATGTATTGTAAAAATGATTTTGATTCACTTCCCAAAATGTTAGAAAAAAAAGGATATACAAGTATTGCACTTCATGGATTCAGAGGGGACTTTTGGAATAGAAATATTATGAATAAGGCAGAAGGATATGATAAATTTTATTCCGAGAGCAGCTTTAAGGTTGATGATGTTGTTGGACTTGGACTTAGTGATAAATCATTTTTAAATCAGTCTCTTAATATTATACGTAATCAAAAGCAGCCATTTTTTAGTTTCCTTGTAACGTTAAGCAGTCATTATCCTTTTGACGATGTAAAAAATTATGGTAATTTTAATACTTCTGAGTATGAAGGTACTCTTTTGGGAAATTATATTAAATCAATACATTATACTGATGAACAGATTGGTATGTTTTTAAAAAAACTCGATGACTCAGGTTTAACTAAAGATTCTATTATAGTAATTTATGGTGACCACTATGCAATACCTAAAAATCAGGACAAATCACTTTATAAATTTTTAAATATAGATAAAGGAAATGATTTAAACTGGATGGAACTGCAAAAGGTACCTTTAATAATTCATTTCCCGGACAATAAGAATAGTGGAATTTACCATGCATATTCAGGAGAAATGGATTTATATCCGACTCTTTCTAACTTGTATAATTTATCTTCTAAGTACATGTTCGGCAGTGATATTTTTAATACTAAAGATAATTTAGTTGTTTTTAGAAATGGTTCATTCACCGATGGAAAAGTTTTTTATTTATCACAGTTAGATAAATACTATGATATTAAAACAGGAGAAGCAATCAGTGAAAATAGTAAAATTTTAAATGAAAAGTCACTTACACAAAAGGAACTGGAATATTCAGATGATATTTTAAATCACAATTTAATTAAAAAATTTAATAAAAAATGA